In the genome of Fulvivirga maritima, one region contains:
- a CDS encoding endo-1,4-beta-xylanase has product MNNASILNIYSISFLIIFISLSSSCKKESKDTSLTSANDSTMGLKDYYKDYFPIGVAVYPEAFDGEQSNLITTEFNSMTPENVMKMGPIHPKPDTYYWQDADKIAAFAQQHNMKLRGHALCWHQQTPDWIFTDSLGETISKQALLQRLKEHIFTVVERYKGAIYAWDVVNEAVADDSTKIYRDSEWYQICGEEFVAKAFEYAHEADPEAKLFYNDYNIVRPEKRRRVYQFLKKLIDQGVPIDGVGIQGHWSIFEPTENELREAIETYASLGLEVQITELDVSIYPWEKHVREKKEGEHDDYTPELQKQQSDQYEMFFRVFREYKDTLTGVTFWNISDKYSWLDTYPVPGRKNYPLLFDQNLQRKQAYKKVVDFYEEE; this is encoded by the coding sequence ATGAATAACGCTAGCATTCTAAATATTTATTCAATAAGTTTTCTTATTATTTTCATATCATTATCTTCTTCTTGCAAGAAAGAATCAAAAGATACCTCCTTAACTTCAGCTAATGACAGCACTATGGGACTTAAAGATTACTATAAGGACTACTTTCCTATTGGCGTTGCGGTATACCCTGAAGCTTTTGATGGTGAGCAATCAAATTTAATTACTACTGAGTTTAATAGCATGACGCCTGAAAATGTCATGAAAATGGGGCCAATACATCCGAAACCTGACACTTATTATTGGCAAGACGCCGACAAAATAGCTGCTTTTGCACAGCAACACAATATGAAACTGAGAGGTCATGCCTTATGCTGGCATCAGCAAACACCGGATTGGATTTTCACTGATAGCTTAGGCGAAACCATTTCTAAGCAGGCTTTACTACAAAGATTAAAGGAGCATATCTTCACCGTGGTAGAAAGGTACAAAGGAGCAATTTACGCCTGGGATGTAGTAAATGAAGCCGTAGCAGACGATTCCACTAAAATCTATAGAGACTCTGAATGGTACCAGATCTGCGGTGAAGAATTTGTAGCTAAGGCCTTTGAATATGCGCATGAGGCCGATCCTGAGGCCAAGCTTTTCTATAATGACTACAATATAGTAAGGCCCGAAAAACGACGACGGGTTTATCAGTTTCTCAAAAAGCTTATTGATCAGGGAGTGCCTATTGACGGGGTAGGCATACAAGGTCATTGGTCAATATTTGAACCAACAGAAAATGAATTAAGAGAGGCCATAGAAACCTATGCTTCACTGGGCTTAGAAGTACAGATTACTGAACTGGATGTTTCAATCTACCCTTGGGAAAAGCATGTGCGAGAGAAAAAAGAAGGTGAACATGATGATTACACTCCGGAGCTCCAAAAGCAGCAAAGCGACCAATATGAAATGTTTTTTAGAGTTTTCAGAGAATATAAAGACACCTTAACCGGCGTCACTTTCTGGAATATTTCTGACAAGTACAGTTGGCTTGACACCTACCCTGTACCTGGTAGAAAAAACTACCCGCTATTGTTTGATCAAAATCTTCAGCGTAAACAAGCCTATAAAAAAGTTGTTGATTTTTATGAGGAAGAATAA
- a CDS encoding aldo/keto reductase: protein MNISNLNGTVQLKNGLPMPYFGLGVYKAKGDEVVQAVKHALSTGYRAIDTAAMYKNEKDVGHAITSSSIDREEVFVTSKVWNSDQGYDSTIKAFQLSLSELGFSYLDLFLIHWPVKGKYKETWKALETLYEEGKIKAIGVSNFLTDHLEDLFQDCKIKPMVNQFEFHPKLIQQDLIDFCHKNEIKTQAWSPLMQGDLNNETLKAIAAQYDKTVAQVILRWDLQKGMATIPKSSTPSRIEENANIFDFQLSDADMGKIEELNQDRRLGPNPANFNF, encoded by the coding sequence ATGAATATATCTAACCTAAACGGAACCGTACAACTAAAAAATGGCCTGCCCATGCCCTATTTCGGACTCGGCGTGTATAAAGCCAAAGGTGATGAAGTAGTGCAGGCAGTAAAACACGCTTTATCTACCGGCTACAGAGCCATTGATACAGCGGCCATGTACAAAAATGAAAAAGATGTGGGCCACGCCATCACCTCCTCTTCCATAGATCGGGAAGAAGTATTCGTTACCAGCAAAGTCTGGAATAGTGATCAGGGTTATGACTCTACCATAAAGGCATTTCAGCTCTCATTAAGCGAGTTAGGCTTTAGCTATCTTGATCTTTTTCTAATTCACTGGCCAGTAAAAGGCAAATACAAAGAGACCTGGAAAGCCCTGGAAACACTTTATGAAGAAGGTAAAATAAAAGCCATTGGGGTAAGCAATTTTCTAACAGATCATCTAGAAGATCTTTTCCAAGATTGTAAAATAAAGCCGATGGTTAATCAGTTTGAGTTTCACCCCAAGTTGATTCAACAAGACCTGATTGATTTCTGCCATAAAAATGAAATAAAAACCCAGGCCTGGAGTCCGCTCATGCAAGGAGATTTGAATAATGAAACGCTAAAAGCTATTGCTGCTCAATATGATAAAACAGTAGCTCAGGTGATTTTAAGGTGGGACCTTCAGAAAGGTATGGCTACAATTCCCAAAAGTAGCACTCCATCCAGAATTGAGGAAAATGCTAATATCTTCGACTTCCAATTATCTGATGCAGATATGGGAAAAATTGAAGAATTAAATCAAGATAGAAGGTTAGGTCCAAACCCTGCCAACTTCAATTTTTAG
- a CDS encoding sialate O-acetylesterase, which produces MKRTIVLLLAFVSCAIWHNPSAAQVRLPRLISDGMVLQRDSKVKIWGWASQGEAVSIDFKKKTYKTKANKEGDWEITLPAQKAGGPFKITVKGEKNTISLSNILFGDVWLCAGQSNMVHYLELHQDRYAQEIKEAQNPEIRQFLVSSNPVLTGPIEDLPDGEWKEASSENVLKFSAVAYFFAKKIYAKYAVPIGLINASIGGSRIEAWISESGLKSFDDLSAQLIQNKDTAEVFGLNRKAEAFRSDWYANLPEDKGLVAENPWYSADYKSDSWRRMNVPGYWEDQGIKQLNGVVWYRKEVDIPATMAGQPARVALGRIVDADHFYVNGKEIGNTTYLYPQRRYNVPAGLLKEGKNTFVIRVLNYEGKGGLVPDKPYYIASESDTVDLKGYWQYKVGAVYPEKAEEPPSVLLRFQPTVYYYGMVAPYKKLHLKGVLWYQGESNVDKPGSYLDLQKALIDDWRNQFNDEELPFLYVQLPNFLDVNYQPTESSWAEIREAQRKALSMPNTAMAVAIDLGEWNDIHPDRKKPVGDRLALAAQHMAYGDENIVYSGPLIQSAKKEGQKVVLQFDHVGSGLEVNNDEPLKWFAIAGKDKKFVWAQAEISTDQKTLIVWNETVENPEYVRYGWADNPDQVNLYNKEGLPASPFQIEVK; this is translated from the coding sequence ATGAAAAGAACCATTGTATTGCTTTTGGCTTTTGTTTCGTGCGCTATTTGGCATAATCCTTCGGCTGCTCAGGTACGCTTACCCAGACTCATAAGTGATGGAATGGTTCTTCAAAGGGACAGCAAAGTCAAGATTTGGGGCTGGGCAAGTCAGGGCGAAGCTGTAAGTATTGATTTTAAAAAGAAAACCTATAAAACCAAAGCCAATAAAGAAGGCGATTGGGAAATTACACTCCCTGCACAGAAGGCTGGCGGACCATTTAAAATAACGGTTAAAGGAGAGAAAAACACCATATCATTATCCAATATTTTATTTGGAGATGTGTGGCTTTGTGCCGGGCAGTCTAATATGGTTCATTACCTGGAACTGCATCAGGATAGGTATGCTCAGGAGATCAAGGAAGCGCAAAACCCGGAAATAAGGCAATTTTTAGTGTCATCTAACCCGGTTTTAACAGGCCCAATTGAAGACTTACCCGATGGGGAATGGAAAGAAGCTAGTTCTGAAAATGTGCTTAAATTTTCGGCTGTAGCCTATTTCTTTGCTAAAAAAATATATGCTAAATACGCTGTGCCTATTGGTCTTATTAATGCCAGCATTGGAGGTTCGCGCATAGAAGCTTGGATTAGTGAATCAGGACTTAAATCATTTGATGATTTATCGGCTCAACTCATCCAAAATAAAGATACGGCAGAGGTATTTGGTTTGAATAGGAAAGCGGAGGCTTTTAGAAGTGATTGGTACGCTAACCTTCCTGAAGATAAGGGGCTTGTTGCAGAAAATCCATGGTATAGTGCTGATTATAAGTCTGATAGCTGGCGAAGGATGAATGTGCCGGGATATTGGGAAGATCAGGGCATAAAGCAACTTAACGGAGTAGTTTGGTATAGAAAGGAAGTAGATATTCCCGCTACTATGGCAGGCCAGCCCGCTCGCGTAGCGCTGGGTAGAATTGTAGATGCTGATCATTTTTATGTCAATGGCAAAGAGATCGGAAATACTACCTATTTGTATCCTCAGAGGAGGTATAATGTGCCTGCGGGGCTTTTAAAGGAAGGCAAGAATACATTTGTTATCAGAGTGTTGAATTATGAAGGAAAAGGTGGTTTGGTGCCAGATAAGCCCTATTACATAGCCAGTGAAAGTGATACAGTAGATTTAAAAGGGTATTGGCAATACAAAGTGGGAGCCGTCTATCCTGAAAAGGCAGAAGAACCACCATCAGTTTTGCTGAGATTCCAACCAACGGTTTATTATTATGGAATGGTTGCTCCCTATAAGAAGCTTCATTTAAAAGGTGTATTGTGGTATCAGGGAGAAAGCAATGTAGACAAGCCAGGAAGTTACCTTGATTTGCAAAAAGCCTTAATTGATGATTGGAGGAATCAGTTTAATGATGAAGAATTGCCTTTTCTTTACGTACAGTTACCTAATTTTTTAGATGTCAATTATCAGCCAACGGAGAGCAGTTGGGCAGAGATCAGAGAGGCGCAGCGAAAAGCCTTAAGTATGCCCAATACAGCTATGGCAGTAGCTATTGATCTAGGGGAGTGGAATGATATACACCCAGATCGTAAGAAGCCAGTAGGGGATAGATTAGCCCTAGCGGCGCAGCATATGGCTTATGGAGATGAAAATATAGTCTATTCAGGGCCATTGATTCAATCAGCAAAGAAAGAAGGTCAGAAAGTGGTGCTTCAGTTTGATCATGTGGGTAGTGGACTTGAGGTTAATAATGATGAGCCTTTAAAATGGTTTGCCATAGCAGGAAAGGATAAGAAGTTTGTTTGGGCTCAAGCGGAGATTTCAACGGATCAGAAAACGCTTATAGTGTGGAATGAAACGGTAGAAAATCCTGAATATGTACGCTATGGCTGGGCGGATAATCCAGATCAGGTGAATCTTTACAATAAAGAAGGACTTCCAGCTTCTCCTTTTCAAATTGAAGTGAAGTAA
- a CDS encoding family 43 glycosylhydrolase — MNKPSNYILGSIILIFLGLSCSTPTETESTVTPAENAITTVCNPLNISCRFALDSPSRREAADPSVIAYKDQYLLFASKSGGYWSSADLIEWNFIQTDEIPTEEYAPTAIVISDTVYFLASSNEKSTIYKSADPLSGHWQVAREELAQPVWDPAFFMDDDQRLYLYWGCSNVNPLYGVEIDYKNNFDFIGSPKELMHPAPAQYGWEVPGDYNTNKSTAPWIEGAWVNKYDGKYYLQYAGPGTEYKSYADAVYTGEGPLGPFELASHNPFSYKPEGFANGAGHGSTFQDKYGNYWHMATASISVKQMFERRLVLYPTFFDKEGVLHSITKFGDYPMIMPDEKINGFDDYFAGWMLLSYNKKVTSSSVLDSFPASNMVDEDIRTYWSAASGKSNEWATVDLGSSKHVHAIQVNFAEHNTAVFGRKDSLAYEYIIEISNDDENWEMLVDRSQNNKDRSHDYIQLPEEVMAQFIRIRNMRVSSGNFALSGLRVFGKGDGAVPEKVEGLAVQRNSDDKREVSLKWNASDDAMGYNIAYGTSADKLYHNYKVYDVESVQINSLDVNQKYYFNIQAFNENGIGSLAEVQVAE, encoded by the coding sequence ATGAATAAACCATCTAATTATATTTTAGGATCTATAATTCTAATTTTTTTGGGGCTTTCATGTAGTACGCCTACAGAGACAGAAAGCACTGTTACTCCTGCGGAAAATGCCATTACTACTGTATGTAATCCTTTAAACATAAGCTGCCGCTTTGCCTTAGATTCTCCCTCAAGAAGAGAGGCGGCAGACCCTAGTGTTATCGCATATAAAGATCAATATTTGTTATTCGCTTCCAAGTCAGGAGGGTACTGGTCTTCTGCTGATTTGATAGAATGGAATTTTATTCAAACTGATGAAATTCCTACTGAAGAGTACGCTCCAACGGCCATAGTAATCAGTGATACAGTCTATTTTCTGGCCTCTTCGAATGAAAAAAGTACTATTTATAAATCTGCAGACCCTTTAAGTGGACATTGGCAAGTGGCCAGAGAGGAACTGGCTCAGCCTGTATGGGATCCCGCCTTTTTTATGGATGATGACCAACGACTATACCTGTACTGGGGTTGCTCTAACGTAAATCCTCTTTATGGCGTAGAAATCGATTATAAAAATAATTTTGATTTTATAGGCTCACCTAAAGAATTAATGCATCCAGCCCCAGCGCAGTATGGTTGGGAAGTGCCTGGTGATTATAATACTAACAAAAGCACCGCTCCCTGGATTGAGGGCGCTTGGGTAAATAAGTACGATGGTAAATATTATCTTCAATATGCCGGCCCTGGTACAGAATACAAAAGCTATGCTGATGCAGTGTATACTGGAGAAGGTCCACTTGGTCCTTTTGAGCTGGCTAGTCATAATCCTTTTTCTTATAAACCAGAAGGCTTTGCGAATGGCGCCGGGCATGGAAGCACTTTTCAGGATAAATATGGTAATTATTGGCATATGGCTACCGCTTCTATCTCAGTGAAGCAGATGTTTGAGAGACGCTTGGTGCTATATCCTACTTTTTTTGATAAAGAAGGTGTGCTGCATTCTATCACTAAGTTTGGTGATTATCCCATGATAATGCCTGATGAAAAAATCAATGGTTTTGATGATTACTTCGCAGGTTGGATGTTGCTCTCATATAACAAAAAAGTGACTTCCTCTTCAGTGCTTGATTCCTTTCCTGCTTCAAATATGGTAGATGAAGATATAAGAACCTATTGGTCTGCTGCGTCAGGTAAAAGCAATGAATGGGCTACAGTAGATTTAGGTTCTTCTAAGCATGTACATGCTATTCAGGTTAATTTTGCAGAACATAATACTGCGGTCTTTGGTCGTAAGGATAGCTTGGCTTATGAGTATATCATAGAAATATCTAATGACGATGAGAACTGGGAAATGCTGGTAGATCGGTCTCAAAACAATAAAGACAGATCACATGATTATATTCAACTGCCTGAAGAAGTAATGGCTCAATTTATTCGAATTAGGAATATGAGGGTGTCTTCTGGTAATTTTGCTTTGAGTGGACTAAGAGTTTTTGGTAAGGGTGATGGCGCTGTGCCTGAGAAAGTTGAAGGTCTTGCAGTTCAAAGAAATTCTGATGATAAAAGAGAGGTCTCTTTAAAATGGAATGCTTCTGATGACGCTATGGGCTACAACATTGCCTATGGAACCAGTGCAGATAAGCTTTACCATAATTATAAGGTCTATGATGTTGAAAGCGTGCAAATCAATTCTCTAGATGTGAACCAAAAGTATTATTTCAATATTCAGGCTTTTAATGAAAATGGAATTGGAAGCTTGGCAGAAGTTCAGGTGGCTGAATAG
- a CDS encoding carbohydrate binding domain-containing protein, whose translation MKFNFKNIWTITCVAVGFIVLPACDDEHEEKLTGAAPVDQAVDVSSRITGFDNEVTGAGAIATVQGSSLEGVEFVMIDGLLSPDVEAQETSVAFEVPRTPAPSLGMVDVVLIFSGPERAYSQIEVVANPSVSMVYPMAGFEGDEISFIGTNLDAVAEAGIGSVAGSIVSSSAGMLTFTVPSGATDGDNFYLISSSGARVETTYAYVACESNGSIPACLEEINANGGFEAGDGSSLVNWNIYNTGNPSGDATVTVGSGPDEVLTGNYSMKVVNPTAYGSSQWRVQVVSDAFPTTSGKTYLVSYWVKAASDGGSIRLSSMPNASYQGDQTINSSWQEVTWSFTVTEPTQTATQLSFDMGREANTYFIDNVRVVEE comes from the coding sequence ATGAAATTCAATTTTAAGAATATATGGACCATCACATGTGTGGCAGTTGGCTTTATAGTACTGCCGGCTTGTGATGATGAGCATGAAGAAAAGCTTACCGGAGCTGCTCCTGTAGATCAGGCAGTAGATGTAAGCAGCCGGATTACGGGATTTGATAATGAAGTGACCGGCGCAGGTGCTATCGCCACAGTGCAGGGCAGCAGCCTTGAGGGAGTAGAGTTTGTAATGATCGATGGTTTGCTTTCGCCAGATGTAGAAGCCCAGGAGACCAGCGTGGCCTTTGAGGTCCCTCGTACGCCAGCTCCTTCATTGGGCATGGTAGATGTGGTGCTGATATTTTCAGGCCCTGAGCGTGCTTATTCTCAAATAGAAGTAGTGGCTAACCCATCTGTAAGCATGGTCTACCCTATGGCTGGTTTTGAAGGAGATGAAATTTCATTTATAGGTACTAATCTTGATGCTGTGGCTGAAGCAGGTATTGGTTCCGTGGCAGGGAGCATTGTCAGTTCATCAGCAGGAATGCTCACTTTTACTGTGCCTTCCGGAGCTACTGATGGAGATAATTTCTATCTGATTTCCAGTTCTGGAGCCAGAGTGGAGACTACCTATGCTTATGTAGCTTGCGAAAGCAATGGTTCCATTCCGGCTTGTTTAGAAGAGATTAATGCCAATGGTGGTTTTGAGGCAGGGGATGGATCTTCTCTGGTAAACTGGAATATTTATAATACAGGAAATCCGTCAGGTGATGCTACCGTAACCGTAGGTAGTGGACCTGATGAGGTGCTCACGGGTAATTATTCAATGAAGGTAGTTAACCCCACGGCCTACGGCTCTAGTCAGTGGCGCGTGCAGGTGGTTTCTGATGCATTTCCTACCACGTCAGGAAAAACTTATCTTGTCAGCTATTGGGTAAAAGCCGCTTCTGATGGTGGCAGCATCCGTTTATCTTCAATGCCTAATGCATCTTATCAGGGTGATCAGACTATCAATTCATCATGGCAGGAAGTAACATGGAGCTTTACAGTAACTGAACCTACACAAACAGCCACACAGCTGTCATTTGATATGGGAAGAGAAGCTAATACCTACTTTATAGATAATGTGAGAGTAGTAGAAGAATGA
- a CDS encoding RagB/SusD family nutrient uptake outer membrane protein, translated as MKVLKYIMLFIILAFPFASCQDVLDEEPRAALTADYFETGDGIERGVTAAYAYFRYWYGSMGGMDMVEFGTDEWTEGDQANSPDLNTYIITPASGSINTAWNRAYPAINTCNGVIDLGQNADDISEDRLNSLIAQAKYLRAHWYFILVQTYGGVTLDLGAGRLRYNENPTVMVSRNSEEEVYEAIIQDLKDAEAGLPESSSGDGHVWKASAIHLLAKAYLTRAWLLNNNADYDSALMAVERLIPDATSPNANYGAQLLPDFADVHREGNEYNAEILFSANRNGDADYTNIEAFVSTDDQYLQNRANFYFRCFYYRDVDGLIRDVQNGRPWIRMKPTDNLLNNVFNMKDVDSRYFKSFQTVWYANDEESLPLWTQQDADAGYVDDSQVGEPKYQVGDTALYMPPFEISNADQASARYTIFDPSEVSEQDDYYPSLSKHNAVERPQDGTEDNPNVGSYRPYLAHRLAETYLIGAEAAFMSGDAALAAEFINTVRRRAANPGMETAMEITSGDVSVDFILDERSRELAGEMKRWFDLKRTEKLLERVRLYNAIAADKIEEFHRYRPIPQSQIDLSIDPSQADGRYPQNDGY; from the coding sequence ATGAAAGTATTAAAATATATAATGTTATTCATCATCCTGGCATTCCCTTTTGCCAGCTGTCAGGATGTATTGGACGAAGAACCCAGGGCGGCATTAACGGCCGATTACTTTGAAACAGGAGATGGCATAGAGCGCGGAGTAACTGCTGCTTATGCTTACTTCAGATATTGGTACGGATCTATGGGAGGCATGGACATGGTAGAATTTGGTACCGATGAATGGACTGAAGGAGACCAGGCGAATAGCCCGGATCTTAATACGTATATAATTACACCTGCTTCTGGCTCAATAAATACTGCCTGGAATAGGGCATATCCCGCCATAAACACTTGTAATGGTGTAATAGATTTAGGACAAAACGCTGATGATATTTCCGAAGACAGGCTTAATTCTCTCATTGCTCAGGCTAAATACCTAAGAGCTCACTGGTATTTTATATTAGTGCAGACCTATGGCGGAGTGACACTGGATCTGGGAGCGGGCAGATTGAGGTATAACGAAAACCCAACGGTAATGGTGAGTAGAAACTCTGAAGAAGAGGTTTATGAAGCCATTATTCAGGATTTAAAAGATGCTGAGGCGGGCTTACCAGAATCCTCTAGTGGTGATGGTCATGTGTGGAAGGCTTCTGCTATTCATTTGTTGGCGAAAGCCTATCTTACCCGTGCCTGGTTGTTAAATAATAATGCTGATTATGATAGTGCTTTGATGGCTGTAGAACGGCTAATTCCTGATGCTACCTCCCCTAATGCTAATTATGGCGCCCAACTTTTGCCAGATTTTGCTGATGTGCATAGAGAAGGGAATGAATATAATGCGGAAATCTTGTTTTCAGCTAACAGAAACGGCGATGCTGATTATACTAACATAGAGGCCTTTGTAAGTACTGATGATCAATACCTGCAAAACAGAGCCAACTTTTATTTCAGATGTTTTTACTATCGTGATGTAGATGGCTTAATCAGAGATGTGCAAAACGGAAGGCCATGGATAAGAATGAAACCTACTGATAACCTTTTGAACAATGTCTTTAATATGAAAGATGTGGATTCAAGGTATTTCAAATCATTTCAAACCGTGTGGTACGCTAATGATGAAGAAAGCTTGCCCTTATGGACGCAGCAAGATGCTGATGCCGGCTATGTAGATGATTCGCAGGTAGGCGAGCCTAAATATCAGGTAGGAGATACGGCTTTGTATATGCCTCCTTTTGAGATTTCAAATGCAGATCAGGCAAGTGCCAGGTATACTATTTTTGATCCTAGCGAGGTAAGTGAGCAGGATGATTATTACCCTTCTCTAAGCAAGCACAATGCCGTAGAAAGACCTCAGGATGGAACGGAAGATAATCCAAATGTTGGTTCTTATCGTCCTTATCTGGCGCATAGATTGGCGGAGACTTATTTAATAGGTGCGGAAGCTGCCTTTATGAGTGGAGATGCTGCTCTGGCTGCTGAATTTATTAATACAGTGAGAAGAAGGGCCGCTAATCCGGGTATGGAAACTGCTATGGAAATTACTTCAGGAGATGTTTCGGTAGATTTTATCTTAGATGAACGCTCCAGAGAGCTGGCAGGAGAAATGAAGCGATGGTTTGATCTGAAAAGGACAGAAAAATTGCTGGAAAGAGTGAGGCTTTACAATGCGATAGCTGCAGATAAAATAGAGGAATTTCATAGATACCGACCTATACCTCAAAGTCAGATTGACCTTTCTATAGACCCATCACAAGCTGATGGCAGATATCCTCAAAACGATGGCTATTAA